In Setaria italica strain Yugu1 chromosome I, Setaria_italica_v2.0, whole genome shotgun sequence, the genomic window TGTGGCTAACATGATCGACAATGATGTGGTCATATTCTGCATGCAGGATGAAGCATACGTGCCAATCGAGAAACACTACTATCCTGTCAAAAAGGATGCTCGTTTGTTTGTAAGACAATCAATGCGGACTCCTATAGTCCTATGTGGTTTCGTCCAACACTTCCTGCAAAGCAACAACGGATGTAGTTTGATTTCTACTTTGTTAGATGAACAATAAGATGTTTTCTTTattagatttttattttttaataaagatTTGAATTTGGATTGTTAGTTATATGTTATTTTAGTTTCAATTTCAATAATAATATAGTAACCATTTATTATTACATTATACATATGGTCATGTATGCAATCCTTTTTATATCACGTGCGTGCCGCACTGCACTTCCAGTAGTAATAGGTAAGATTAGGAACAACTATAACTCCAGAATCAATATATaaaagaagaggaaatgggGATATTATTCGTTCACATTTGTACATGTCGCCTTCAAATTCTTAGTTGTGGGCTCTTCAATATGAATCATTCGGTGGAAGTTGAATGATGCAGCTCCGTTACAATGACACTGCTGAGACCGTGAAGGTGGGTGGGATAAAGTACAAGCTGAAGCAATTGCATTGGCATTCGCCCTCGGAGCACACCATCAATGGCCAAAGGTTTGCATGTGCACCTTGATGAGTTGTACATCATGGATTGTCTGCTGCACTAAAGTGCATGCACCTATGCCTACTCTGAGTCCATGATAGGTTTGCAATGGAGCTCCACATGGTTCACGTGACCGACGACGGCAACATTACTGTTGTGGCGATCCTTTATAGATATGGCAAGCCAGACCCTTTCCTTTTCCAGGTAAATCTTTGTGATAGGAATAATGACTGGCTATAACATTTATCAAGATCCATGCGTGATATCAAATAGTGAGATTATGCAGTGTAGTGTAGGAAAGGGGAGACTAGTTTGACGATTTACCTGAGTGGGAGCGTTATATTATTTCCGTTATATGGTGAGATGTCCTTGGGGAATTCACCTTGTACTAGTTCATGTAATTTTTTCATTTTGGTCATAAAAAACAAAAGGATCCGGACTACAGTGAAATAAGGTACTATACATATTCCACGCAACATCAACCACTAGGTCACTATGATTTGATGTTTGATAGACAGACTTGAACTACTCTGTATAAGGCTTCTTCAAAGATGCCATGTCAGCTAGCTCATAGGAttaaaatataatattttgtctaggtggaggagggaggaaaaAGGGAGAGGGGAGAGCTATCTCTTGATCAAGAGATAGTCTCATACACATATTCCAATACTATGTGGAGCTAGTATGTGGATCCATTTATATTTTAAGCTATGTGCTAAGAGTTGGATCATTGGACAGTTATCTCTTATATCATTTTTTATTGCTATGAGCTAGTGGTTGACTCTAATTGTTAGAGGAGGCCTAACCAGGAGTTTTTTTTTACCTGTTCACGCAGCCAGGAACTGATGAATGAACTGTTCGTGGCTAGTATCTCTCTCAAAAATTGACGGCTTGTTCATGATCTACCATTTGCATGTGAACCAGACCACTACTGCTTTGGTGCAGTTGCATGCTTGGTATTTGACTATTTATTTTGTGTGATTCAGATAAAGGATCAGCTGGCTGAATTATACTCGGAGGGCTGCAAGGCTGAGAAAGGCGATCCTCTCCCTGTTGGAGTGGTGGACATGACAGAACTGAAGCAGGGCGCGGATAGATATTACAGATATGTTGGATCCCTCACTGCACCTCCATGTACCGAGAATGTGATCTGGAACATCCTCGCTGAGGTAAAACCTATGTCCTCTACTAGACGCATTGTGGAGGAAATCTTACCATTTAATTTGTGCTCTGGAAATTACGGATGCCTTCATCTTACAGGTGAGAGAGATGACCAAGGAACAGGCTGTTGATCTGATGGCCCCTTTGGAGGGGAGTTACAGGCGCAACTCCAGACCGCTACAGGCGTTGAATGGTCGCATGGTTCAGCTCTATGACAGGTCACTGAAAATCCGGAAAATGCTGTAGCCTACTGCAGCTGGATCCATTGATGATAATGCACCGGTGCCTTTTCCAGTCTGAACATCCCTCTCCACAagaaataagaaagaaagaaagaagagtgatgaaaaaaatataagtaGGAATCACTTGGCTAAATAGCGAGTGAGAAACAAATAAGTATGAATCACTAGGCTAAATAGCCGGATTAATAAAGAGAAAAGAATCACTTTGCTAAATAGCGAGTGAGAAACTATATATAAGTATAACCACTAGGCTAAATAGCCGGCACGATATTAAAGAGAAAGAAAGCCAAAATGAGAAAAGAGAAAGGTATAAAAAATGAATAACAAGGGCCCATCCGGGTTCGAACCGGAGACCTATCGATCTGCAGTCGATTGCTCTACCACTGAGCTATGGACCCTTGAGCGATAAGCTACTACTGAAAGTTTATATAACTCTAATATAAATATACTTAAACATGGACTAGCTTATAAAGCTTTTCTGTCGATGTGAGCATAACTTCCACCCTGTGCCGTCTTAAGAGTTAAGACCCAGTTTCTTCCACGACAACACCGCTTAGTCTTCAAAATGGACATCATCATTTGTCCAAATTAAAAGAAGTATGCTACCAAAACATATGCACGAAACGCCAGGCCGATTCAAAACAAACCACCTCAATCGAAGCAGCGCGTCTAAAAAGGCAAGAGAAGCTTCCACTCACCGATCCTCATCTCGATCGACCACGGCTGGTGGCGCCAAGCACCCCTCCTTCCTCGCGCCCGGTACCCATCCAACAGACAAACCAAGAAACTAGGCTACTAGACATTTCATTATTAGC contains:
- the LOC101760057 gene encoding alpha carbonic anhydrase 1, chloroplastic, which encodes MATAKKSAFFAALLYVCFLVNHACDHDGVRFAYSGSTGPNYWGSLSPNFTLCSKGINQSPIDIVKDEAVYNLQLEPLERDYTATNATIVDNVFNIALRYNDTAETVKVGGIKYKLKQLHWHSPSEHTINGQRFAMELHMVHVTDDGNITVVAILYRYGKPDPFLFQIKDQLAELYSEGCKAEKGDPLPVGVVDMTELKQGADRYYRYVGSLTAPPCTENVIWNILAEVREMTKEQAVDLMAPLEGSYRRNSRPLQALNGRMVQLYDRSLKIRKML